From Rhodamnia argentea isolate NSW1041297 chromosome 10, ASM2092103v1, whole genome shotgun sequence, a single genomic window includes:
- the LOC115745765 gene encoding uncharacterized protein LOC115745765 isoform X2 has protein sequence MFAKRLFEKAIHSPSQGDAQHDNSVWKDLDLRVYVHYGVPSTASILAFDPIQRLLAIGTLDGRIKVIGGDGIEGLFVSPRQVPIKHLEFLRNQGILVSISNDNYIQVWNLESRSLASCLQWESNVTAFSVIAGSNFIYVGDEHGLLSVLKCDAESGELCQLPYHIPATSISKVLEISFPDDHHPIVGVLHQPCLSGDRVLIAYECGLLILWDVSKGRILFTGGGKDLCLKDGSFSSAFKKDNLSEDTSGYYLGEKEISALCWASCDGSIAAVGYVDGDILFWKTSSSSVDKAPGANLPSSDVVRLRLSSEERRLPVIVLQWFPTKKSHNYNGLLFAYGGDQIGADEVLTVLNLEWSSGAETLRCIGRVDLTLAGSFADMILLPSVGAGGNLSVDLLLLTCPGQLHFFDDSYLSTLMSQHERKPSVSALEFPTVIPARNPLLTSARLYKLPECSSKDLSKISAVAKPVTSVNGISDWPLTGGVPCQISNIEESVIGRVYIAGYQDGSVRMWDATHPILSSIFTLEGQVQGIQVAGLTAAVSSLDLCVFTLNLAVGNESGLVLIYNLKSGTTDKNFHFITDYRHEVHPLLSEAACQCKAVFSLFSSPVQVLQFVNHASKLAVGFQSGQVAVLDMGPLSVLFCSDCSCGSLSPVISIYWRSSGNIDNTLKSQKIAEVNMPMDRIDESVFVLTKDAKILIIAGGTGNRISSRPLLLKKKSTPIAMYVIDDNISVSSELSTKDTSSRKDATTEGTVAKDLHETAHLKSAKDACSAGRLLDSLLLLCYEDSLRLYSTKSVIQGNHKTSRKVKHAKPCCWTSTLRKDGKVRGLVVLYQTGDLEIRSLPDLALVKVSSLMAILRWKFQANMDKMMASDGSQIALANGCELALISLEDGEDDLRALGALPCLHDQVLAAAADTALTFSTQKKKQASAPGILRGIVKGFKMREAANNGKHAATSKSGVTHLGDVFSKSPFADQLPTLGNNQEIVDASSRTNDQEEELSIDDIDIDDLAPTTSNSICKPQNKDNRMERDKLFDGATDVTEPRLRTPEEIIAKYRKRDPAAVAEQARNKLLERQAKLERINQRTAELQSGAEDFASLANELVKVMESRKWWHI, from the exons ATGTTCGCGAAGCGACTGTTCGAGAAAGCGATTCACAGTCCTTCCCag GGGGACGCACAGCATGACAATTCAGTATGGAAGGATTTGGATTTGCGCGTTTATGTCCACTATGGGGTCCCCTCCACAGCTTCAATTCTTGCTTTTGACCCCATTCAGCGCCTTTTGGCGATCGGTACCCT AGATGGCAGGATCAAAGTGATAGGTGGTGATGGCATTGAAGGACTTTTCGTATCTCCTAGACAAGTTCCTATCAAACACTTAGAG TTCCTGAGGAACCAGGGAATCTTAGTCAGTATCTCGAATGACAACTACATCCAG GTTTGGAATCTGGAGAGCAGGAGCCTAGCTTCTTGTTTACAATGGGAGTCAAACGTTACAGCTTTTTCTGTAATTGCAGGCTCCAACTTCAT CTATGTTGGTGATGAGCATGGTTTGCTTTCTGTACTGAAGTGCGATGCCGAAAGTGGAGAACTTTGTCAGTTGCCTTATCACATTCCTGCAACTTCTATAAGCA aagttttagaaatttcatttccAGACGATCATCATCCGATTGTTGGAGTTCTCCACCAACCATGTCTATCTGGGGATAG AGTACTTATTGCATATGAGTGTGGGCTGCTTATTCTTTGGGATGTTTCCAAAGGTCGGATTCTTTTCACTGGAGGGGGTAAAGATCTCTGTTTGAAGGATGGATCTTTCAGTTCTGCTTTCAAAAAGGATAATCTTTCAGAGGATACATCTGGATACTATCTTGGGGAGAAAGAAATCAGTGCTCTATGTTGGGCATCTTGTGATGGGTCTATTGCTGCTGTGGGATACGTAGATGGAGATATTTTGTTCTGGaaaacatcatcttcttccGTCGATAAAGCCCCGGGTGCCAATTTACCTTCAAGTGACGTTGTTAGGCTGCGATTGTCATCTGAGGAGAGGAGACTCCCTGTCATTGTCTTGCAGTGGTTTCCAACCAAGAAATCTCACAACTATAATGGCCTTCTCTTCGCCTATGGTGGTGATCAGATAGGGGCTGACGAAGTTTTGACA GTTTTAAATCTTGAATGGTCATCGGGGGCAGAAACTCTGAGATGTATTGGGCGTGTTGATCTCACCTTAGCTGGCTCTTTTGCGGATATGATTTTGTTACCAAGTGTTGGAGCAGGGGGTAATCTTAGTGTTGATCTTCTTTTATTGACCTGTCCTGGGCAACTGCATTTTTTCGATGACTCCTACCTTTCTACCTTGATGTCTCAACATGAGAGAAAACCATCTGTTTCTGCTTTAGAGTTTCCTACAGTAATACCAGCAAGAAATCCATTGCTGACTTCTGCGAGGCTTTATAAGTTACCAGAATGCTCGTCAAAGGACCTCTCAAAG ATAAGTGCAGTGGCCAAACCAGTAACTTCCGTAAATGGTATATCAGATTGGCCCTTGACTGGAGGTGTGCCTTGTCAAATATCAAATATTGAAGAGAGTGTAATTGGCAGAGTCTATATAGCTGGATATCAAGACGGATCTGTGAGGATGTGGGATGCAACACACCCTATCTTGTCTTCTATTTTTACATTGGAAGGACAA GTGCAGGGTATTCAAGTGGCTGGCTTGACTGCAGCAGTTTCATCTTTAGACTTGTGTGTTTTCACACTGAATTTGGCTGTTGGCAACGAAAGTGGCTTG GTGCTCATATATAATCTCAAGAGTGGGACAACTGACAAAAACTTTCACTTCATAACAGACTATAGACATGAAG TGCACCCTTTGCTTTCAGAAGCGGCATGCCAATGCAAAgctgttttttctcttttcagctCTCCAGTTCAAGTACTACAGTTTGTGAATCATGCAAGCAAACTCGCCGTCGGATTTCAGTCTGGCCAA GTTGCAGTGCTCGACATGGGTCCACTATCAGTTCTGTTTTGCTCAGACTGTTCATGTGGTTCTCTGTCACCTGTCATTTCCATTTATTGGAGATCATCCGGTAACATTGATAATACACTGAAAAGCCAAAAGATTGCGGAAGTGAATATGCCGATGGATCGTATAGATGAGAGTGTATTTGTATTGACCAAGGATGCAAAGATTCTTATTATAGCTGGTGGTACGGGTAACCGAATCAGTTCTCGTCCACTgctcttgaaaaagaaatctACTCCAATTGCCATGTACGTTATAG ATGACAACATTTCAGTCTCTTCAGAGCTGTCAACTAAGGACACTTCGTCCAGGAAAGATGCTACTACTGAAGGCACAGTTGCAAAAGATTTACATGAGACTGCACACCTGAAATCCGCAAAAGATGCATGTTCAGCGGGGAGATTGCTGGATTCACTTTTACTGCTGTGCTATGAAGATTCCTTGCGCCTCTACTCCACAAAATCTGTGATTCAG GGCAATCATAAAACTAGTCGTAAAGTGAAACATGCAAAGCCTTGCTGTTGGACTTCAACTTTAAGGAAAGATGGGAAAGTTCGTGGGCTGGTCGTGCTGTACCAGACTGGAGACCTTGAAATCAG ATCTTTGCCTGATTTAGCTTTGGTGAAAGTAAGCTCTTTAATGGCAATTCTAAGGTGGAAGTTCCAGGCAAACATGGACAAGATGATGGCTTCTGACGGTTCACAGATTGCCCTG GCAAATGGGTGTGAATTGGCTCTCATCTCTCTtgaagatggtgaagatgaTCTCAG GGCCTTGGGAGCTTTGCCTTGTCTCCATGATCAGGttcttgctgctgctgcagACACTGCACTCACTTTCTCTACTCAGAAGAAAAAACAG GCTTCTGCACCAGGAATCCTGAGGGGCATTGTCAAAGGATTTAAAATGCGAGAAGCAGCGAACAATGGGAAACATGCCGCGACTTCAAAATCTGGTGTTACTCATTTAGGGGATGTATTCTCAAAATCTCCATTTGCAGACCAGTTACCAACACTCGGAAATAATCAGGAAATTGTGGATGCATCCTCTAGAACAAATGATCAGGAAGAGGAGCTTAGCATAG ATGACATTGACATTGATGATCTTGCACCAACGACGTCTAATTCAATCTGTAAACCCCAAAATAAAGACAACA GAATGGAAAGGGATAAGTTATTTGACGGCGCAACAGATGTCACGGAACCTCGACTGAGGACACCTGAAGAAATAATTGCTAAATATCGGAAAAGG GATCCTGCAGCAGTGGCTGAACAAGCAAGAAACAAGCTTCTTGAAAGGCAGGCAAAACTGGAG AGAATCAACCAGCGAACTGCTGAACTGCAGAGTGGAGCTGAAGATTTTGCTTCACTAGCCAATGAGCTTGTCAAGGTGATGGAAAGTCGAAAATGGTGGCACATATGA
- the LOC115745765 gene encoding uncharacterized protein LOC115745765 isoform X3: MFAKRLFEKAIHSPSQGDAQHDNSVWKDLDLRVYVHYGVPSTASILAFDPIQRLLAIGTLDGRIKVIGGDGIEGLFVSPRQVPIKHLEFLRNQGILVSISNDNYIQEPSFLFTMGVKRYSFFCNCRLQLHCDAESGELCQLPYHIPATSISKVLEISFPDDHHPIVGVLHQPCLSGDRVLIAYECGLLILWDVSKGRILFTGGGKDLCLKDGSFSSAFKKDNLSEDTSGYYLGEKEISALCWASCDGSIAAVGYVDGDILFWKTSSSSVDKAPGANLPSSDVVRLRLSSEERRLPVIVLQWFPTKKSHNYNGLLFAYGGDQIGADEVLTVLNLEWSSGAETLRCIGRVDLTLAGSFADMILLPSVGAGGNLSVDLLLLTCPGQLHFFDDSYLSTLMSQHERKPSVSALEFPTVIPARNPLLTSARLYKLPECSSKDLSKISAVAKPVTSVNGISDWPLTGGVPCQISNIEESVIGRVYIAGYQDGSVRMWDATHPILSSIFTLEGQVQGIQVAGLTAAVSSLDLCVFTLNLAVGNESGLVLIYNLKSGTTDKNFHFITDYRHEVHPLLSEAACQCKAVFSLFSSPVQVLQFVNHASKLAVGFQSGQVAVLDMGPLSVLFCSDCSCGSLSPVISIYWRSSGNIDNTLKSQKIAEVNMPMDRIDESVFVLTKDAKILIIAGGTGNRISSRPLLLKKKSTPIAMYVIDDNISVSSELSTKDTSSRKDATTEGTVAKDLHETAHLKSAKDACSAGRLLDSLLLLCYEDSLRLYSTKSVIQGNHKTSRKVKHAKPCCWTSTLRKDGKVRGLVVLYQTGDLEIRSLPDLALVKVSSLMAILRWKFQANMDKMMASDGSQIALANGCELALISLEDGEDDLRALGALPCLHDQVLAAAADTALTFSTQKKKQVMASAPGILRGIVKGFKMREAANNGKHAATSKSGVTHLGDVFSKSPFADQLPTLGNNQEIVDASSRTNDQEEELSIDDIDIDDLAPTTSNSICKPQNKDNRMERDKLFDGATDVTEPRLRTPEEIIAKYRKRDPAAVAEQARNKLLERQAKLERINQRTAELQSGAEDFASLANELVKVMESRKWWHI; this comes from the exons ATGTTCGCGAAGCGACTGTTCGAGAAAGCGATTCACAGTCCTTCCCag GGGGACGCACAGCATGACAATTCAGTATGGAAGGATTTGGATTTGCGCGTTTATGTCCACTATGGGGTCCCCTCCACAGCTTCAATTCTTGCTTTTGACCCCATTCAGCGCCTTTTGGCGATCGGTACCCT AGATGGCAGGATCAAAGTGATAGGTGGTGATGGCATTGAAGGACTTTTCGTATCTCCTAGACAAGTTCCTATCAAACACTTAGAG TTCCTGAGGAACCAGGGAATCTTAGTCAGTATCTCGAATGACAACTACATCCAG GAGCCTAGCTTCTTGTTTACAATGGGAGTCAAACGTTACAGCTTTTTCTGTAATTGCAGGCTCCAACTTCAT TGCGATGCCGAAAGTGGAGAACTTTGTCAGTTGCCTTATCACATTCCTGCAACTTCTATAAGCA aagttttagaaatttcatttccAGACGATCATCATCCGATTGTTGGAGTTCTCCACCAACCATGTCTATCTGGGGATAG AGTACTTATTGCATATGAGTGTGGGCTGCTTATTCTTTGGGATGTTTCCAAAGGTCGGATTCTTTTCACTGGAGGGGGTAAAGATCTCTGTTTGAAGGATGGATCTTTCAGTTCTGCTTTCAAAAAGGATAATCTTTCAGAGGATACATCTGGATACTATCTTGGGGAGAAAGAAATCAGTGCTCTATGTTGGGCATCTTGTGATGGGTCTATTGCTGCTGTGGGATACGTAGATGGAGATATTTTGTTCTGGaaaacatcatcttcttccGTCGATAAAGCCCCGGGTGCCAATTTACCTTCAAGTGACGTTGTTAGGCTGCGATTGTCATCTGAGGAGAGGAGACTCCCTGTCATTGTCTTGCAGTGGTTTCCAACCAAGAAATCTCACAACTATAATGGCCTTCTCTTCGCCTATGGTGGTGATCAGATAGGGGCTGACGAAGTTTTGACA GTTTTAAATCTTGAATGGTCATCGGGGGCAGAAACTCTGAGATGTATTGGGCGTGTTGATCTCACCTTAGCTGGCTCTTTTGCGGATATGATTTTGTTACCAAGTGTTGGAGCAGGGGGTAATCTTAGTGTTGATCTTCTTTTATTGACCTGTCCTGGGCAACTGCATTTTTTCGATGACTCCTACCTTTCTACCTTGATGTCTCAACATGAGAGAAAACCATCTGTTTCTGCTTTAGAGTTTCCTACAGTAATACCAGCAAGAAATCCATTGCTGACTTCTGCGAGGCTTTATAAGTTACCAGAATGCTCGTCAAAGGACCTCTCAAAG ATAAGTGCAGTGGCCAAACCAGTAACTTCCGTAAATGGTATATCAGATTGGCCCTTGACTGGAGGTGTGCCTTGTCAAATATCAAATATTGAAGAGAGTGTAATTGGCAGAGTCTATATAGCTGGATATCAAGACGGATCTGTGAGGATGTGGGATGCAACACACCCTATCTTGTCTTCTATTTTTACATTGGAAGGACAA GTGCAGGGTATTCAAGTGGCTGGCTTGACTGCAGCAGTTTCATCTTTAGACTTGTGTGTTTTCACACTGAATTTGGCTGTTGGCAACGAAAGTGGCTTG GTGCTCATATATAATCTCAAGAGTGGGACAACTGACAAAAACTTTCACTTCATAACAGACTATAGACATGAAG TGCACCCTTTGCTTTCAGAAGCGGCATGCCAATGCAAAgctgttttttctcttttcagctCTCCAGTTCAAGTACTACAGTTTGTGAATCATGCAAGCAAACTCGCCGTCGGATTTCAGTCTGGCCAA GTTGCAGTGCTCGACATGGGTCCACTATCAGTTCTGTTTTGCTCAGACTGTTCATGTGGTTCTCTGTCACCTGTCATTTCCATTTATTGGAGATCATCCGGTAACATTGATAATACACTGAAAAGCCAAAAGATTGCGGAAGTGAATATGCCGATGGATCGTATAGATGAGAGTGTATTTGTATTGACCAAGGATGCAAAGATTCTTATTATAGCTGGTGGTACGGGTAACCGAATCAGTTCTCGTCCACTgctcttgaaaaagaaatctACTCCAATTGCCATGTACGTTATAG ATGACAACATTTCAGTCTCTTCAGAGCTGTCAACTAAGGACACTTCGTCCAGGAAAGATGCTACTACTGAAGGCACAGTTGCAAAAGATTTACATGAGACTGCACACCTGAAATCCGCAAAAGATGCATGTTCAGCGGGGAGATTGCTGGATTCACTTTTACTGCTGTGCTATGAAGATTCCTTGCGCCTCTACTCCACAAAATCTGTGATTCAG GGCAATCATAAAACTAGTCGTAAAGTGAAACATGCAAAGCCTTGCTGTTGGACTTCAACTTTAAGGAAAGATGGGAAAGTTCGTGGGCTGGTCGTGCTGTACCAGACTGGAGACCTTGAAATCAG ATCTTTGCCTGATTTAGCTTTGGTGAAAGTAAGCTCTTTAATGGCAATTCTAAGGTGGAAGTTCCAGGCAAACATGGACAAGATGATGGCTTCTGACGGTTCACAGATTGCCCTG GCAAATGGGTGTGAATTGGCTCTCATCTCTCTtgaagatggtgaagatgaTCTCAG GGCCTTGGGAGCTTTGCCTTGTCTCCATGATCAGGttcttgctgctgctgcagACACTGCACTCACTTTCTCTACTCAGAAGAAAAAACAGGTTatg GCTTCTGCACCAGGAATCCTGAGGGGCATTGTCAAAGGATTTAAAATGCGAGAAGCAGCGAACAATGGGAAACATGCCGCGACTTCAAAATCTGGTGTTACTCATTTAGGGGATGTATTCTCAAAATCTCCATTTGCAGACCAGTTACCAACACTCGGAAATAATCAGGAAATTGTGGATGCATCCTCTAGAACAAATGATCAGGAAGAGGAGCTTAGCATAG ATGACATTGACATTGATGATCTTGCACCAACGACGTCTAATTCAATCTGTAAACCCCAAAATAAAGACAACA GAATGGAAAGGGATAAGTTATTTGACGGCGCAACAGATGTCACGGAACCTCGACTGAGGACACCTGAAGAAATAATTGCTAAATATCGGAAAAGG GATCCTGCAGCAGTGGCTGAACAAGCAAGAAACAAGCTTCTTGAAAGGCAGGCAAAACTGGAG AGAATCAACCAGCGAACTGCTGAACTGCAGAGTGGAGCTGAAGATTTTGCTTCACTAGCCAATGAGCTTGTCAAGGTGATGGAAAGTCGAAAATGGTGGCACATATGA
- the LOC115745765 gene encoding uncharacterized protein LOC115745765 isoform X1, with product MFAKRLFEKAIHSPSQGDAQHDNSVWKDLDLRVYVHYGVPSTASILAFDPIQRLLAIGTLDGRIKVIGGDGIEGLFVSPRQVPIKHLEFLRNQGILVSISNDNYIQVWNLESRSLASCLQWESNVTAFSVIAGSNFIYVGDEHGLLSVLKCDAESGELCQLPYHIPATSISKVLEISFPDDHHPIVGVLHQPCLSGDRVLIAYECGLLILWDVSKGRILFTGGGKDLCLKDGSFSSAFKKDNLSEDTSGYYLGEKEISALCWASCDGSIAAVGYVDGDILFWKTSSSSVDKAPGANLPSSDVVRLRLSSEERRLPVIVLQWFPTKKSHNYNGLLFAYGGDQIGADEVLTVLNLEWSSGAETLRCIGRVDLTLAGSFADMILLPSVGAGGNLSVDLLLLTCPGQLHFFDDSYLSTLMSQHERKPSVSALEFPTVIPARNPLLTSARLYKLPECSSKDLSKISAVAKPVTSVNGISDWPLTGGVPCQISNIEESVIGRVYIAGYQDGSVRMWDATHPILSSIFTLEGQVQGIQVAGLTAAVSSLDLCVFTLNLAVGNESGLVLIYNLKSGTTDKNFHFITDYRHEVHPLLSEAACQCKAVFSLFSSPVQVLQFVNHASKLAVGFQSGQVAVLDMGPLSVLFCSDCSCGSLSPVISIYWRSSGNIDNTLKSQKIAEVNMPMDRIDESVFVLTKDAKILIIAGGTGNRISSRPLLLKKKSTPIAMYVIDDNISVSSELSTKDTSSRKDATTEGTVAKDLHETAHLKSAKDACSAGRLLDSLLLLCYEDSLRLYSTKSVIQGNHKTSRKVKHAKPCCWTSTLRKDGKVRGLVVLYQTGDLEIRSLPDLALVKVSSLMAILRWKFQANMDKMMASDGSQIALANGCELALISLEDGEDDLRALGALPCLHDQVLAAAADTALTFSTQKKKQVMASAPGILRGIVKGFKMREAANNGKHAATSKSGVTHLGDVFSKSPFADQLPTLGNNQEIVDASSRTNDQEEELSIDDIDIDDLAPTTSNSICKPQNKDNRMERDKLFDGATDVTEPRLRTPEEIIAKYRKRDPAAVAEQARNKLLERQAKLERINQRTAELQSGAEDFASLANELVKVMESRKWWHI from the exons ATGTTCGCGAAGCGACTGTTCGAGAAAGCGATTCACAGTCCTTCCCag GGGGACGCACAGCATGACAATTCAGTATGGAAGGATTTGGATTTGCGCGTTTATGTCCACTATGGGGTCCCCTCCACAGCTTCAATTCTTGCTTTTGACCCCATTCAGCGCCTTTTGGCGATCGGTACCCT AGATGGCAGGATCAAAGTGATAGGTGGTGATGGCATTGAAGGACTTTTCGTATCTCCTAGACAAGTTCCTATCAAACACTTAGAG TTCCTGAGGAACCAGGGAATCTTAGTCAGTATCTCGAATGACAACTACATCCAG GTTTGGAATCTGGAGAGCAGGAGCCTAGCTTCTTGTTTACAATGGGAGTCAAACGTTACAGCTTTTTCTGTAATTGCAGGCTCCAACTTCAT CTATGTTGGTGATGAGCATGGTTTGCTTTCTGTACTGAAGTGCGATGCCGAAAGTGGAGAACTTTGTCAGTTGCCTTATCACATTCCTGCAACTTCTATAAGCA aagttttagaaatttcatttccAGACGATCATCATCCGATTGTTGGAGTTCTCCACCAACCATGTCTATCTGGGGATAG AGTACTTATTGCATATGAGTGTGGGCTGCTTATTCTTTGGGATGTTTCCAAAGGTCGGATTCTTTTCACTGGAGGGGGTAAAGATCTCTGTTTGAAGGATGGATCTTTCAGTTCTGCTTTCAAAAAGGATAATCTTTCAGAGGATACATCTGGATACTATCTTGGGGAGAAAGAAATCAGTGCTCTATGTTGGGCATCTTGTGATGGGTCTATTGCTGCTGTGGGATACGTAGATGGAGATATTTTGTTCTGGaaaacatcatcttcttccGTCGATAAAGCCCCGGGTGCCAATTTACCTTCAAGTGACGTTGTTAGGCTGCGATTGTCATCTGAGGAGAGGAGACTCCCTGTCATTGTCTTGCAGTGGTTTCCAACCAAGAAATCTCACAACTATAATGGCCTTCTCTTCGCCTATGGTGGTGATCAGATAGGGGCTGACGAAGTTTTGACA GTTTTAAATCTTGAATGGTCATCGGGGGCAGAAACTCTGAGATGTATTGGGCGTGTTGATCTCACCTTAGCTGGCTCTTTTGCGGATATGATTTTGTTACCAAGTGTTGGAGCAGGGGGTAATCTTAGTGTTGATCTTCTTTTATTGACCTGTCCTGGGCAACTGCATTTTTTCGATGACTCCTACCTTTCTACCTTGATGTCTCAACATGAGAGAAAACCATCTGTTTCTGCTTTAGAGTTTCCTACAGTAATACCAGCAAGAAATCCATTGCTGACTTCTGCGAGGCTTTATAAGTTACCAGAATGCTCGTCAAAGGACCTCTCAAAG ATAAGTGCAGTGGCCAAACCAGTAACTTCCGTAAATGGTATATCAGATTGGCCCTTGACTGGAGGTGTGCCTTGTCAAATATCAAATATTGAAGAGAGTGTAATTGGCAGAGTCTATATAGCTGGATATCAAGACGGATCTGTGAGGATGTGGGATGCAACACACCCTATCTTGTCTTCTATTTTTACATTGGAAGGACAA GTGCAGGGTATTCAAGTGGCTGGCTTGACTGCAGCAGTTTCATCTTTAGACTTGTGTGTTTTCACACTGAATTTGGCTGTTGGCAACGAAAGTGGCTTG GTGCTCATATATAATCTCAAGAGTGGGACAACTGACAAAAACTTTCACTTCATAACAGACTATAGACATGAAG TGCACCCTTTGCTTTCAGAAGCGGCATGCCAATGCAAAgctgttttttctcttttcagctCTCCAGTTCAAGTACTACAGTTTGTGAATCATGCAAGCAAACTCGCCGTCGGATTTCAGTCTGGCCAA GTTGCAGTGCTCGACATGGGTCCACTATCAGTTCTGTTTTGCTCAGACTGTTCATGTGGTTCTCTGTCACCTGTCATTTCCATTTATTGGAGATCATCCGGTAACATTGATAATACACTGAAAAGCCAAAAGATTGCGGAAGTGAATATGCCGATGGATCGTATAGATGAGAGTGTATTTGTATTGACCAAGGATGCAAAGATTCTTATTATAGCTGGTGGTACGGGTAACCGAATCAGTTCTCGTCCACTgctcttgaaaaagaaatctACTCCAATTGCCATGTACGTTATAG ATGACAACATTTCAGTCTCTTCAGAGCTGTCAACTAAGGACACTTCGTCCAGGAAAGATGCTACTACTGAAGGCACAGTTGCAAAAGATTTACATGAGACTGCACACCTGAAATCCGCAAAAGATGCATGTTCAGCGGGGAGATTGCTGGATTCACTTTTACTGCTGTGCTATGAAGATTCCTTGCGCCTCTACTCCACAAAATCTGTGATTCAG GGCAATCATAAAACTAGTCGTAAAGTGAAACATGCAAAGCCTTGCTGTTGGACTTCAACTTTAAGGAAAGATGGGAAAGTTCGTGGGCTGGTCGTGCTGTACCAGACTGGAGACCTTGAAATCAG ATCTTTGCCTGATTTAGCTTTGGTGAAAGTAAGCTCTTTAATGGCAATTCTAAGGTGGAAGTTCCAGGCAAACATGGACAAGATGATGGCTTCTGACGGTTCACAGATTGCCCTG GCAAATGGGTGTGAATTGGCTCTCATCTCTCTtgaagatggtgaagatgaTCTCAG GGCCTTGGGAGCTTTGCCTTGTCTCCATGATCAGGttcttgctgctgctgcagACACTGCACTCACTTTCTCTACTCAGAAGAAAAAACAGGTTatg GCTTCTGCACCAGGAATCCTGAGGGGCATTGTCAAAGGATTTAAAATGCGAGAAGCAGCGAACAATGGGAAACATGCCGCGACTTCAAAATCTGGTGTTACTCATTTAGGGGATGTATTCTCAAAATCTCCATTTGCAGACCAGTTACCAACACTCGGAAATAATCAGGAAATTGTGGATGCATCCTCTAGAACAAATGATCAGGAAGAGGAGCTTAGCATAG ATGACATTGACATTGATGATCTTGCACCAACGACGTCTAATTCAATCTGTAAACCCCAAAATAAAGACAACA GAATGGAAAGGGATAAGTTATTTGACGGCGCAACAGATGTCACGGAACCTCGACTGAGGACACCTGAAGAAATAATTGCTAAATATCGGAAAAGG GATCCTGCAGCAGTGGCTGAACAAGCAAGAAACAAGCTTCTTGAAAGGCAGGCAAAACTGGAG AGAATCAACCAGCGAACTGCTGAACTGCAGAGTGGAGCTGAAGATTTTGCTTCACTAGCCAATGAGCTTGTCAAGGTGATGGAAAGTCGAAAATGGTGGCACATATGA